The Candidatus Tanganyikabacteria bacterium region AGCCCGGGACGGACGCCCCGGCCCTGATGGCCCGCCTGGTGGCGACCCTGGCGCAACTCGACGCAGGCGAAGCCCTGGCCGCCGTTCCCTGCCCCGCGGGCGCCGAGCGCACTCTGCTGCCCCTATCGGCCGACGCCCTGGCCGACCTCGACGCCCTCGCCCGCCGGCTCGGTATCGAGCCCGCCGAGGCCGCGGCGCGCATCCTGGCCGGCGTGGCGGCCGAAGGCCCGAGCGCTGCCCTGGTGGCGGTCAACAGCAGGCGCATCACGCGGCGCAGGAAGGAAGGCAGCCGGTGAGCCCTCAAGGTGGGCGCAGGCCTGGCGCCGGGCGGAAGCCGATGCGCGGTGAGCGTAAGCGGCAGGTGGGCATCATGCTGCCGCCGAGCATGGACGAGTGGCTTGTCGAGGAAGGCAAAGCCCGCAACCTGTCCCGCTCGGAGCTGATTGCCGAGGCAGTTGACGGCTTTCGCGTCCGGTCAACGGAAGGGCTACCGGCGCACATCTACCACCGCCTGGCGGCCGTGACTGTGCCTGATGATCGGACTGTGACCCTTCCGCCTGTTCCCCAGTCCGTGGCGGCTGGAGTCGAGGCCCTTTCCAAGGAACACCACGGCGGCGATGTGGCGTATTCGGCCGCACTGCTGCTTCTAGAGGCACTGGTTATCCGAAAGGCCGTGTTTGAGCATCAGACAGGCACCGGATGGCGCGAATGCGCCGACTAGCTACCCAAGGCGAGCGCCGCCCCGGATGAGACCCGGAACGGCGCTCTGTGACCCGCACCTTCACAAGAAAGGAACGGACCATGGACACCAGAATCCCTGGAACCCCGCCCGCCGGCAACGGCCCCGATCACGCCTTCGGCATCCGCCATCGCATCGAGCGCATCCTGTCCGGGCTTACCAGCCTGGCCGACGCGCCCGGCGACACCCGGGCCGGCTTCGAGATCCTGGCCCAGGCGATCGAAGCCCTGGCCGATCACCTGGCACAGCCGGCGGTACTCTCTCGCGACGCCTACCAGCGCCTCATCGCCCGCCTGGCCGATCACCTGGACCTGCCGGCGGTGCCTGCCCCGATCGTCGCGACGCGCATCGCCCTGGTGGACGGCGCCGGCCGGGAACGCATCGTCCTCGACGCGCAAGGCCCCGAGGGTGCGGCGGCCGTCCGCCTCGTCTCGCCCGACGGCGCCGTGAGCGCGGCCCTGGCCGTGGGGCGGCTCGGGTACTTCAACGACGACTACGCCGACGCAGAGGGCGCGTACACCGCGGGGCTGATGCTGACCGACGGGGATCACGCCGAGGTCAAGGCCATCGCATCCGAAGGCCTGGCGTCCGTCGAGGCCATGACGGTGGCACGGGGCGGCCGGGATGACGACTACATGGGCGCCCGGATCGAGGCGAGCCGAATCGAAGGGTACGCCGAGCTTGCGAGCTGGGCGGCAGGGGCCGGGCACTTCGCGTTCCGGGCACGGCCGAGGCAGGAAGAGATCGAGGCGATCGGGACGGCGGCCGGGTAGGGCAGGCGGGCGAGGGTACCCCCGGGGCTCAAAATATTCGGGGGTACCCCCTTCGGCTAGGCGGTTCCCCCTTCCGGTCGAAACGACATCCCCATGCACGGGCGAAGACTTGATTACGACATAGCGAAAGGAAGTCAAACATGGCGAAGCGGACGGCGCGGAAAGGTGATAGCGTCTGCCAGGTTGTTGACCGCCCTGAACTGATCTTGCCCTCGGCGACGTGCGCTCACTCGACCGCGCAGCTTCGCCAGGAAGCCCCCTTTCTGGCCGACGCAACCAAGTGGGTGTCCTAGATATTCAAGGCCCCTTCCCGGACCACGTGGTTCGTAGCCTGACCAGGTGAGCCGCGGCGGCGGGGAAGGGGCTCAACACATTTGAGGATTGCCTTTGGCGTAGGTGCTGTTCATCCTTCCGACCGAATTGGCGGTTCGTGCTGCGGGACGCCCAGACTCAAAAATGCCGATCGAGAGATCGAGTCGTGGCGCCTGTTTCAGCGCTAGGCCGCGGATTTCGTAACCGCGGGTTTTGTGATGTGCGAGGGATCCGGGCGTTTACCGCGGTTCCGAGGTTTGCGGTATTTTGAGCGGTCGTGTTAGCCCGGCGTTTGCCCGGGCATCTGTCTTGGCACCCTCGAATCGCTGAAACCCGCTTCTTTACTAGAGCCGAGAATGGGACTCGAACCCACGACCTGCGGTTTACGAAACCGCTGCTCTACCAGCTGAGCTATCTCGGCGCGAACGCAAATGCTAGCAAAAACCGCGGCCGGCTGTCTACGCCAGTGAGGCGCTCAGAAGCGCTTGCTCGTAGAGATCCCGGATGTCTTCGGGCGTCACGCGCCGCGGGTTGAGCTTGTGGCAGGCATCTTCCCAGGCCTGGGCGCAGAGTTCGGGCAGCATGTCGGCGGTCACCCCGACCTCGGCCAAGGCTTCCGGGATGCCGATTTGCCCGGCAAGGTCGCGCACGGCGGCGACCGCGTCGGGGACGCCCAGAGCGCGGGACAGGTCGGTCATGCGGTCGGCCAGGGCCTCGCGATTGAACTCCAGCACCCGCCAGAGCATGATGCCGTTGGCAAGCCCGTGGTGGACGCCCGCGACCGTCGAGAGCGGATGCGCCAGCGAATGGCACAGGCCGAGGCCCTTCTGGAACGCTACAGCGCCCATGGTGGCGGCCATCGCCATGTCGGTGCGAGCCTCGAGATCCTGGCCGTTCCAGACGGCCCGCTCGAGGGCGCCCACCACCAGTCTGGCGCCGCCCAGGGCGATGCTGTCGCAGATGGGATGGTAGCCCGTGGCGCAGTAGGCCTCGACGCAATGCGCCAGGGCGTCCATGCCGGTCGCGGCGGTGAGCCTCGCGGGGAGGCCGACCATGAGGTCGGGATCCACGATGGCGGCCGTGGGGAGCAGATGCGGAGAGAAGATCACCACCTTGCGGTTGGTTTCCGGGTCGGTCACGACCGTGCTGCGTCCGACCTCCGAGCCCGTCCCCGCCGTGGTGGGGATGGCGATCATGACCGGCATGTCGGCGGTGATGCGGTCGGAGCCGTTTTTCAGGTCGTCGTAGTCGAGGATCTGGCCGGGGTGCGTCGCCATCAGGCGGATGCCCTTGGCGCCGTCGATGGCCGAGCCGCCGCCCATCGCGACGATCCAGTCGCAGCCGGCGGCCCGGTACGCCGCGACCCCGGCCGCCACGTCGGCGGTGGTGGGGTTGGGGGAGATGCCCGAGAAGACCTCATAATCCAGCTTGGCGGCTTCCAGCCGAGCCCGCAGCAGGTTGAAGATGTCGAGGTACACCAGCCCCGGGTCGGTCACAAGCAGAGCCTTGCGGGCGCCGGGCGGCGCCTCCTTGATCGCGTACTCGTGGGCGCCGTTGCCGAAGACGATGCGGGTGGGGAAGCTGAACAGGTGGATCATGGTCGCGGTCAGATTATCTCGAAGTAGCGGGCCAGCTCGAAATCGGTGACGGCCTTCTGGTAGGCCCGCACCTCCCAGTCGCGCGTGGCGGCGAAGTGGTCCACGAACACGTCGCCGAAGGCCGCTCGCGCCACGTCGGACCGGCGGAAACGGTCGGTCGCCTCCTCCAGCGTGCGAGGCAGCGGATGGTCGGTGTTTTCGTAGGCGTTGCCGGTGAGCGGCGGGCCGAGCGCCAGCTCCTGCTCGATGCCGTACAGCCCGCCGGCCAGGCAGGCCGCGAAGGCGAGGTACGGATTGATGTCGGCGCCCGCCAGCCGGAACTCCAGGCGCGTGCTCTTGGGCGAACCCGGAATGGCGCGCAGGGCCGCCGTGCGGTTGTCCACGGACCACGTGGCGGTCGTGGGCGCCCAGGTGCCCGGCACGGTGCGCTTGTACGAGTTTATCGTGGGCGCCACCAGCGGCATCAGGTCCCCGATGGCCGCCAGCTGGCCGGCCGTGTAGTGCTGGAACAACTCGGACATGCGCAGCGGATGCGACGCGTCGTGAAAGGCGTTGGACTCGGTCTTGAGGTCCACGAGCGACTGGTGGATGTGGCCCGAGCTGCCCGGCAGGCTCTCGCTCCACTTCGCCATGAAGGTCACCATCAGGCCGTGGCGGCAGGCTATCTCCTTGAGGCCGGTCTTGAAGAGCGCCGCCTTGTCGGCCGCGCGCACCGCGGTGTCGTACTTGATGGCGGCCTCGAAGACGCCGGGGCCGGTCTCGGTGTGGAAGCCCTCCAGCTCCACGTCGTACGCCTTCATCTGGCGCATGATGTCGGCGACCAGCTGGCTCTGGGCCGATGCCCGCAGCACCGAGTAGCCGAACATCCCGGGCGACAGATTCTGGAGGTCGCGGTAGCGCTTGCGGCGCACGCTCTCGGGATCCTCCCGGAAGAACCAGAACTCGAACTCGGCGCTCATGAGCGGCTCGTAGCCAAGCTGGTGCGCCCTGGCCACGGTGCGCTTGAGGACGTTGCGGGGCGCCACCTCGAAGGGCTCCCCGCCCGGCTTGTGGAAGTCCACGATGAAGAGGGGGCAGTCGTCCTCCCAGGGCACCTTGCGGAATGTGGACGCGTCTATCTGCGCGATGAGGTCCGGGTAGCCCGAATGCCAGCCGGTGACCTGCACGTTGTCGTAGAGCTGATCGCCCGAGTCCCAGCCGAAGATGACGTCGCAGAACCCGAAGCCATCGTCCATGGCGCTGCCGAGCTTGTCGATGCTGATGTACTTGCCGCGGAAGACGCCGTCGATGTCGAAGCCGCCCACCTTGACCTTGTCGAGACCGTCGTTGCGGAAGGTCTCGACGAGCTCGTGGCGCGGCGCGCTGAGAGTGTGGCTGGTCATGAGCGGTCCGTTTCGGTAGGGCTATCTCTGCGGAGGTGCGAGCTCTGTCAAGATGACCGCGATCACGGCGATCTTTTCAATGCTCTCCAGCTTGCCGAGCCACGAGACGTTGGCGCTGTCGTGGCCCACCCAGCCGCTCATGCCGCTGCCGAACTCCGTGAGGTTGAGCGCGGTGGCGCCGTTGTAGGCCTGCACGCGGCCGTTGTAGTAAGTGGCCCACACGGGGTACTTGCCCACGTTGCCGTGGAGCTGGCCGTTCCAGTTGCTGAACTCGACGTGGGTGTCGCCCACCGTGCCGCGCACGCGATCGCCGAAGATCATGTCGAGCCGCACGTCGGCATCGCCGTAGCGGCCGTTGCCGAAGGCCGAGGCGAAAAGGCTCATGTAGAGATTCTTGCGGCCGACCCACCCGCTGGCCGAACCGGACTCCACCTTGGCCTTGGCCGAGACGGTGGCCCCGTTTTGGGCCGGCATGGCGGCCGACCCTGCCGAGCTGGCTGTCACGGGCTTGCCGCACCCGGCCAGACCGCCGATTGCCGCCATCGCGAGACCGATTCCCAAACTGCGCCGCATCGCTAACCTCCTCCTTAAAGAAGACCTTAAGGAGACATTATAGCCTATTAAAGGGCCACGATGTCGCCGTCGTCGGGCACCAGGATCTCCCCCCGGTAGCTCTCCCCCAGGATGGGAAGCGCCTTGACGATGTCCTCGCGTTCGGCGGCCTTCACGTGCAGCATCGCCAGGCGCCTGGCACCGGCCTTGGCCGCCACCTCGACCGCCTCGGCCCAGCTCGAATGGTTGCGCGACCCCATGCCGGGCGGCATCACGCCGTAGTAGGAATCGTGCACGAGCAGGTCGCAGCCCTCGGCCAGGGACGCCACGTCATCGGAAGGCAGGGTGTCGCCCGAGTACGTGACGCTGCCCCGGCGCCCGGAGATGCGCACCGCCAGGGACTCCTGCATGTGGCGGCCACGCACGACGCGCAGGGATAGCCCGCCGAAGGGCAGCACGTCCCCGGGTTCGACCTCGGTTACGATCAGCGTGTAGGGCAATTCGTCCAGGAAGGTCTTGTGGTAGAGGACCTCGAACAGGCGCGTCACCTTCTCGACCGTGCCGTGGCCGCCGATGATGCGCAGGGGTTCCTTCCACTTCTCGTACCGGCCTTGCATGATGAGGCGGGGGATGCCGGCGCAATGATCGGGGTGGAAGTGCGTCAGGAAGACCAGATCGGGTCGGCGGCATGCCCGCAGGAGGCCCAGTACCGAGGAGTAGCCGCAATCGATGGCGATGCGGACCTCGTCCTCGACCAGGATGGAT contains the following coding sequences:
- a CDS encoding iron-containing alcohol dehydrogenase, whose translation is MIHLFSFPTRIVFGNGAHEYAIKEAPPGARKALLVTDPGLVYLDIFNLLRARLEAAKLDYEVFSGISPNPTTADVAAGVAAYRAAGCDWIVAMGGGSAIDGAKGIRLMATHPGQILDYDDLKNGSDRITADMPVMIAIPTTAGTGSEVGRSTVVTDPETNRKVVIFSPHLLPTAAIVDPDLMVGLPARLTAATGMDALAHCVEAYCATGYHPICDSIALGGARLVVGALERAVWNGQDLEARTDMAMAATMGAVAFQKGLGLCHSLAHPLSTVAGVHHGLANGIMLWRVLEFNREALADRMTDLSRALGVPDAVAAVRDLAGQIGIPEALAEVGVTADMLPELCAQAWEDACHKLNPRRVTPEDIRDLYEQALLSASLA
- a CDS encoding glutamine synthetase; the protein is MTSHTLSAPRHELVETFRNDGLDKVKVGGFDIDGVFRGKYISIDKLGSAMDDGFGFCDVIFGWDSGDQLYDNVQVTGWHSGYPDLIAQIDASTFRKVPWEDDCPLFIVDFHKPGGEPFEVAPRNVLKRTVARAHQLGYEPLMSAEFEFWFFREDPESVRRKRYRDLQNLSPGMFGYSVLRASAQSQLVADIMRQMKAYDVELEGFHTETGPGVFEAAIKYDTAVRAADKAALFKTGLKEIACRHGLMVTFMAKWSESLPGSSGHIHQSLVDLKTESNAFHDASHPLRMSELFQHYTAGQLAAIGDLMPLVAPTINSYKRTVPGTWAPTTATWSVDNRTAALRAIPGSPKSTRLEFRLAGADINPYLAFAACLAGGLYGIEQELALGPPLTGNAYENTDHPLPRTLEEATDRFRRSDVARAAFGDVFVDHFAATRDWEVRAYQKAVTDFELARYFEII
- a CDS encoding ribonuclease Z — its product is MQVTFLGTGEAFDRERLNTSILVEDEVRIAIDCGYSSVLGLLRACRRPDLVFLTHFHPDHCAGIPRLIMQGRYEKWKEPLRIIGGHGTVEKVTRLFEVLYHKTFLDELPYTLIVTEVEPGDVLPFGGLSLRVVRGRHMQESLAVRISGRRGSVTYSGDTLPSDDVASLAEGCDLLVHDSYYGVMPPGMGSRNHSSWAEAVEVAAKAGARRLAMLHVKAAEREDIVKALPILGESYRGEILVPDDGDIVAL